A window of Micromonospora eburnea genomic DNA:
GTACGGCCGCCACGCGCCGGAGGTGACGAACGCGGGTGTCTGGTCGAGGCGTACCGAGGGCAGCGGCGTGGGCAGCAGCGGCAGGAGCGCCATGGCCAGCACGGTGGCGGTGGCGAACCGGATCTGCCGGCGGGCGGCGGGATGGCGCCGGGCCAGTGTCCGGGTGTGGTCCGCGCCGAGCGCGAGCAGGATGCCGACGATCGGGGTGAGCGCGAGCGACCACCGGGTGGGCACCACCGAGTGCAGCAGCGGCAGCTTCTCCAGCACGGCCCACGGGCCCGGAATCCCGGTGTCCCGTCCGTCGAACCGGATCTCCCGGCCGAGGGAGAACACCGCGAAGACGACGCCGGCCGCGGCCAGGCCGAGAACGACGACGTTGCGGCGCAGCCACCAGGTCAGTGCGACCACCAGAACGGCGAGCGGCCAGCCGAAGAAGGCGTTCTCCTCGGTGGGATTCTTGACGAGGTGGGCGCTGGTGCGGGCGTCGCCGGCGAGCGATTCCCGGGACCAGGCCACGAACGAGGCGAGGTCGGTGCGGTAACCGCGGATCAACCGGGACAGCCCCTGGTAGGCGCCGGGTCCGAAGAGCTGCACGTACAGCGGGTACGCCAGCAGCGCCCCGGCCACGACGGCGGCCACCCCGAGCCCGGCGCCGAAGTGCCGGGCCGCCGGGCGCAGCTCCGGCCGCCCGATGGCGAGGGCGAGGATCACCACGCCGAGCCCGATCGCCGCCATCAGCAGGATCTCCAGGTTGAGGAACGCCTGCCAGACGATCACCAGGCCGAGCAGTACGCCGTTGCGCAGCCAACGTCCCGGCTCGGTCAGGCGCAGGGTCCGCCAGATGATCAGTGGCACCACGAACTGGCTGACGATGTTGGGGTGCGCGTTGGCGTGCGAGACCATCGCCGGGGCGAAGGCACAGAAGCCGGCCCCGAGCCAGGCCGGTCCCCGGGCGCGGATCAGCACCCGGGAGAGCAGGAAATACCAGGCCACGCCGGTGGCGACCATTCCGGCGGTGAGGAATACCAGAAATGCGGCGCGTGGACCGAACAACACGGTGACGGGCGTCATTGGCAGCGAAACAGACAATACCGAGGTGTTTGCCATCAAATTGACGCCGTCCGGCACATTCATCCGATCCGAGGCAAACGGATAGGCGAAATCGGTCACCACTCGCGCACCGTGCGCCATCATCCACTCGAACTGCGCCTGGTCGGTGCGGTTGTCCCGTACGCCGTGCCCGGGGTGCAGCCAGAACCGAGCGGTCACCCAGAAGGCGAGCAGCACGAAACTGAGCACGGCGACCGCGTCGACCCACCTTCCCCGCACCGGTGACCCACTCTCGTCGAGCCGGCCCCCGGCGCCATGGGCGCCCGATTCAGGAGTAGTCATGACAATTCAGAGGGTAGTCAGACTATGGCGGTGCCGTGCATGTTTCTGAGGACTGTCGTACTATGTGCCGAGTTCGCCGAATGCCGATAACGCGCCCACCCCCAACCGCAATTCGGCCACCCCCCGGTGCCCCGATTTCCCCGGCATCCATGTGGATGGTTGACTCTGTCGGTCCAGGGGCGGGTCAGTCATATCGTGAGGAATCGACGCATGCCACAGATCACTGGGGATCAGCGCGTCCAGTCGGAGGTGCTGGAAGGCCTGGCGACGGCAGTCAACCACCGCACATGGTTCGTCGAGTTGGCGGTGCCCTACCTCGGTGACAACCCGATCGAGATCGGCAGCGGCCTGGGGGACTACGCGCTGGCCTGGTCGGAGCGAGTGCCCCGATTCACCGCCACGGAGGCGGACCCGGACCGGCTGGTCCGGCTCAAGGAACGGCTGGCCGACCATCCCACCATCGAGGTCCGGCAGATGCTGCTGCCGCACTCCGATCGCGGCGACCACAGCGCGGCCGTGTCGTACAACGTGCTGGAGCACATCGAGGACCACGTGAGCGCCCTGCGCAGCATGCGTGACCTGGTCCGGCCCGGCGGGGCAGTGATCATCATCGTGCCGGCGTTCCAGTTCGCGATGAGCCCGGCGGACATCGCCACGGGGCACGTCCGGCGCTACACGAAGCGGAGCCTCGCCGCCGCGATGACCGAGGCCGGCCTCACCGTGGAGAAGATCCACTACGCCAACGCGCTGGGTCTGATCGGCTACTTCATGGCCACCAAGGTCTTCCGGCTGATGCCGAAGGAGGGCCCCATGGTCAAGATCTACGACACCCTGGTCCTGCCCGCCACCAAGGCGGCCGAGCAGCGCCTGCGCCCGCCGTTCGGCCAGTCCGTCTTCGCGGTCGCCCGCGTCCCGTCCTGAGGTGTAAGGAGGGGTCCCTTGTTATCGCCTGGCGATAACAAGGGACCCCTCCTTACCGCAGGTTCAGCCCTGGACCTGGTACGTCGGGCGGATGACCGCCCGGGCCAGGGTGTGGAACGCCAGGTTGAAGCCGACGTAGGCCGGGCTGGCACCCGGGTCGATGTCGAGGCGCTCCACGTCCAGCGCGTGCACCGCGAAGACGTAGCGGTGCGGACGGTCGCCGGCCGGCGGCGCCGCCCCGCCGTAGCCGGTGTCGCCGTAGTCGTTGCGGACGCTGAAGGCGCCGCCGAGGTCGCCTTCCTTCACCCCGCGAGGCAGCTCGGTCACCGACGCGGGGACGTTCACCAGCACCCAGTGCCAGAAGCCGCTGCCGGTCGGGGCGTCCGGGTCGAAGCAGGTCACCACGAAGCTCCTGGTCTCCTCCGGGTAGCCCGACCAGGACAGCTGCGGGGAGACGTTCTCGCCACCGGCGCTGCCGTGCGCGTACGGCGCGTCCATCGGCTCGCCGTTGCGTACGTCATCGCTGGTCAGTGCGAACGACGGCACCGTCGGCAGCAGCTCGTACGGGTCCGGGGCGATCGGTCGTTCCAGGGTCATCGAGAGGGTCCTTCCGGGTGCGCGAGATTTCCTGCGCCTCTTCATACCCCGCCGAAGCCCGCCACGCCTCGTGGACGCGGCGACCCATCTACCGTCGCCCATGATCAGAAAGTAGCCTCGCTCCATGATCGAGGTTTCTGCCCCCACGCGGTCGTGGCGTACCTTTGCCGTGGCCGCCGCCGTCATCGTCGTCGCATTGGTCTGCCTCGGCCGGCCCGCGTGGCGGGCGGTGGTGGGGACGGTCGAGGCAGTGCGCGGCGAGACCACTCCGATCGCGGTCGCCAACGCCTACCTGGAAGCCGTGTTCGAATCCGGCGATGATCTCGGAATCGACCGATGCCTGTGCACCGAGGGCCGGGACGACCTGCTCCGAGAGGCCCGGGACCTACGCGAACAGGTCAAGCGACAGGCCGTCTTCGACATCAAGATCGAGTCATCCGACTGGCGAACAACCGACTCGGACGGCACGGTCTCCGCGCTGGTGAACCTCCAGTTCACGCAGATCGATCCCACGACGGGAAACGTCGTCCTCGTCGAGGGCTCCCCACATGAGTGGCGATTCCACACGAGGCAGGAGCGACGCGTAGGCGGCGGATGGAAGGTCTGCCGCGTCGACGCGCCACCACTGTGCGGGACCTATCTCCGCTGCTGAGCCAGGGCGACGGCGGCGGCTCGGCGTCCGAGGGCCGTCCGAGGGCCGTGACCAGCGCGGAAGCGCGCGTACGGGACATGTCCTGGTCCGTCCGGCGCGGCACGCGCTCCCGGTTCGGGACGGCCGGCGGTCAACGAGCGAATGTCCGGAACAGTATCGACCACTCTGAATCATTGTCGACTCCGGTGCGCGTCGTACGGCCGGTCGAGGTGGTCGGCGCATCGTTCCTGCTGACCATCGAAGCGGAGGGTGTGGGATTCGAACCCACGAAGACATCGCTGCCTTACCGGTTTTCAAGACCACGAAGCCCACGGCGCTGACCTGCTGCTATGCGAGTCGTCGCCGACCCGGCGACACTGATACGGCACGAGCTTGGCGACATGGGCGGATGGGCAAGTGCCCGAGGCTCAC
This region includes:
- a CDS encoding class I SAM-dependent methyltransferase, with translation MPQITGDQRVQSEVLEGLATAVNHRTWFVELAVPYLGDNPIEIGSGLGDYALAWSERVPRFTATEADPDRLVRLKERLADHPTIEVRQMLLPHSDRGDHSAAVSYNVLEHIEDHVSALRSMRDLVRPGGAVIIIVPAFQFAMSPADIATGHVRRYTKRSLAAAMTEAGLTVEKIHYANALGLIGYFMATKVFRLMPKEGPMVKIYDTLVLPATKAAEQRLRPPFGQSVFAVARVPS
- a CDS encoding YbhB/YbcL family Raf kinase inhibitor-like protein, producing the protein MTLERPIAPDPYELLPTVPSFALTSDDVRNGEPMDAPYAHGSAGGENVSPQLSWSGYPEETRSFVVTCFDPDAPTGSGFWHWVLVNVPASVTELPRGVKEGDLGGAFSVRNDYGDTGYGGAAPPAGDRPHRYVFAVHALDVERLDIDPGASPAYVGFNLAFHTLARAVIRPTYQVQG